A genomic segment from Comamonas terrigena NBRC 13299 encodes:
- a CDS encoding PLP-dependent aminotransferase family protein, with product MNRYQLLAADIEASIRAGVLQPGDRLPSVRQACASRQVSPSTVFQAYYLLEARGLIRARERSGYFVAHGGGMAPPEPEALSRPDSASVQVDVTERVFSVLQASLQQGTVPLGSAFPGPQWFALPKLAQALAASARQATAQRTALDDLTPGHSGLRRQIARRYLADGMPLAMDDLVITNGALEALNLCLAAVTRPGGAVVVESPCFYGALQALERLGLQAIEVPTHPRDGVDLQALEAALLQHRPQAVWLMTSFQNPLGSLMPPARKQALVELVTRLQVPLIEDDVYGELYFAPHRPLPAKAFDREGWVLHCSSFSKCLAPGWRIGWTAAGRFTQAVARQKLTTSIATNGPAQAALAQYLEGVGYDKHLRHLRHALAVQRDRMAEAIARHFPPGTRATRPEGGYFLWLELPTGCDAWALYQRALQHGISLAPGPLFSPSPAFAHCLRLNYGIAWDAATEAALAQLGRWCCDMVAGSQDAT from the coding sequence CTGAACCGCTACCAGTTGCTGGCGGCGGACATCGAGGCGTCGATCCGCGCCGGGGTACTGCAGCCGGGCGACCGCCTGCCTTCGGTGCGCCAGGCCTGTGCCAGCCGCCAGGTCAGCCCATCCACCGTCTTCCAGGCGTACTACCTGCTGGAAGCACGCGGCCTGATCCGGGCGCGCGAACGCTCGGGCTACTTTGTGGCCCATGGCGGGGGCATGGCCCCGCCGGAGCCCGAAGCGCTGTCCCGCCCCGACAGTGCCTCGGTCCAGGTGGATGTCACCGAACGCGTGTTTTCCGTGCTGCAGGCCAGCCTGCAGCAGGGCACGGTGCCGCTGGGCAGCGCCTTTCCGGGCCCGCAGTGGTTTGCCCTGCCCAAGCTGGCCCAGGCCCTGGCCGCCAGCGCCAGACAGGCCACTGCCCAGCGCACGGCACTGGACGACCTGACCCCCGGCCACAGCGGCCTGCGCCGCCAAATTGCGCGCCGCTACCTGGCCGACGGCATGCCACTGGCCATGGACGATCTGGTCATCACCAATGGCGCACTGGAGGCGCTGAACCTGTGCCTGGCGGCCGTCACCCGGCCCGGCGGCGCCGTGGTGGTGGAGTCCCCCTGCTTCTACGGTGCGCTGCAGGCGCTGGAACGCCTGGGCCTGCAGGCCATCGAGGTGCCCACCCACCCGCGCGACGGCGTGGATCTGCAGGCGCTGGAAGCCGCCCTGCTCCAGCATCGGCCTCAGGCCGTGTGGCTGATGACCAGTTTCCAGAACCCGCTGGGCAGCCTGATGCCGCCGGCACGCAAGCAGGCGCTGGTGGAACTGGTCACCCGCCTGCAGGTGCCGCTGATCGAGGACGATGTCTACGGCGAGCTGTACTTCGCCCCGCACCGCCCGCTGCCCGCCAAGGCGTTCGACCGCGAAGGCTGGGTGCTGCACTGCAGTTCGTTTTCCAAATGCCTGGCGCCGGGCTGGCGCATCGGCTGGACGGCGGCCGGGCGCTTTACCCAGGCCGTGGCACGGCAAAAGCTGACCACCTCCATCGCCACCAATGGCCCGGCCCAGGCGGCCCTGGCCCAGTACCTGGAGGGGGTAGGCTACGACAAGCACCTGCGCCACCTGCGCCACGCGCTGGCGGTGCAGCGCGACCGCATGGCCGAGGCCATTGCACGCCACTTCCCCCCGGGCACGCGCGCCACGCGGCCCGAAGGCGGCTACTTTCTGTGGCTGGAACTGCCCACAGGCTGCGACGCCTGGGCCCTGTACCAGCGTGCACTGCAGCACGGCATCAGCCTGGCACCCGGCCCGCTGTTCAGCCCCAGCCCGGCGTTTGCCCACTGCCTGCGGCTGAACTACGGCATTGCCTGGGATGCCGCCACCGAGGCGGCTCTGGCCCAGCTGGGCCGCTGGTGCTGTGACATGGTGGCTGGCAGCCAGGACGCCACCTGA
- a CDS encoding DMT family transporter, which yields MPLPSLIRLLLLAALWGGSYLSMRIAVPVLGALPTAGGRVLLGALGLGLLVLLQRVPLRFDGKGRAALALGVVNSGIPFAMYALAAQVLPAGYSAILNALTPLMGVLLGTLFFSERITVHKLAGVCVGLAGVAVLVRTGPLPVDAAALWGVAACLVATLCYGLAGYLTQRWIGQRGGLDSRLVALGSQCAAVLLLVPLAAGSLWLHPLPLASVTPTVAVALLALGLLCTAWAYVLYFRLIADVGALKALTVTFLIPLFGVLWGWLLLGESVGWAHAAGGALIALALWLVLRPAPKPAPAGPAVAAQAAKP from the coding sequence ATGCCCCTGCCCAGCCTGATCCGCCTGCTGCTGCTCGCCGCCCTGTGGGGCGGCAGCTACCTGTCCATGCGCATTGCGGTGCCGGTGCTGGGCGCCCTGCCCACGGCCGGTGGCCGCGTGCTGCTGGGTGCTTTGGGGCTGGGCCTGCTGGTGCTGCTGCAGCGCGTGCCGCTGCGTTTTGACGGCAAGGGCCGCGCCGCACTGGCGCTGGGCGTGGTCAATTCCGGCATTCCGTTTGCCATGTACGCGTTGGCCGCCCAGGTGCTGCCGGCCGGTTACAGCGCCATCCTGAACGCGCTGACGCCGCTGATGGGCGTGCTGCTGGGTACCTTGTTCTTTAGCGAGCGCATCACCGTCCACAAGCTGGCCGGCGTCTGCGTGGGCCTGGCAGGTGTGGCGGTGCTGGTGCGCACCGGCCCGCTTCCGGTGGATGCCGCAGCACTGTGGGGTGTGGCCGCCTGCCTGGTGGCCACGCTGTGCTATGGCCTGGCCGGCTACCTGACCCAGCGCTGGATCGGCCAGCGCGGCGGACTGGACAGCCGCCTGGTGGCCCTGGGCAGCCAGTGCGCCGCCGTGCTGCTGCTGGTGCCGCTGGCTGCCGGTTCGCTGTGGTTGCACCCGCTGCCGCTGGCCAGCGTGACGCCCACCGTAGCCGTTGCCCTGCTGGCCCTGGGCTTGCTGTGCACGGCCTGGGCCTATGTGCTGTATTTCCGCCTGATTGCCGATGTAGGTGCGCTCAAGGCGCTGACGGTGACATTCCTGATCCCGCTGTTCGGCGTGCTGTGGGGTTGGCTGCTGCTGGGTGAGTCCGTGGGCTGGGCCCACGCCGCCGGCGGTGCGCTGATTGCGCTGGCACTGTGGCTGGTGCTGCGCCCGGCCCCCAAGCCCGCCCCGGCGGGCCCTGCTGTTGCCGCCCAAGCGGCCAAACCCTGA
- the gcvA gene encoding transcriptional regulator GcvA, producing the protein MHLPPLSTVRSFEATARHGSAARAAEELHVTPGAISQQLRKLEDFVGQRLFERQARGLVLTDAGRVLLAGCQEALAALQRATAQLRHQRQVLLVSCTPVFAAQWLVPRLQDFLQSAPEVDVHVSTTARLVDLAAEGVHFAVRHGLGRYAGLQARRLLDDDLQPVCSPLWVAHRPTAQAADITAAGLLHDGQRDDWQLWARAAGRPQLDTSQGIVFVDSNAAIEAALAGRGVALARRSMVVNELEQGRLLALQVPPLVTPLAYYLVFREPTLAQPAARRFHDWLLAQAALARTVDG; encoded by the coding sequence ATGCACTTGCCACCGCTGTCCACCGTCCGCAGTTTTGAAGCCACGGCCCGCCACGGCAGCGCCGCGCGGGCGGCCGAGGAGCTGCATGTCACGCCCGGTGCCATTTCGCAGCAGCTGCGCAAGCTGGAAGATTTTGTGGGCCAGCGCCTGTTTGAACGCCAGGCACGCGGTCTGGTGCTGACGGACGCCGGGCGCGTGCTGCTGGCCGGCTGCCAGGAAGCCTTGGCGGCACTGCAGCGCGCCACGGCCCAGCTGCGCCACCAGCGCCAGGTGCTGCTGGTCAGTTGCACACCGGTGTTTGCCGCGCAATGGCTGGTGCCCCGGCTGCAGGATTTTCTGCAGTCCGCCCCGGAGGTGGATGTGCATGTCAGCACCACCGCCCGGCTGGTGGACCTGGCAGCCGAAGGCGTGCACTTTGCCGTGCGCCATGGCCTGGGGCGCTATGCCGGCTTGCAGGCCCGGCGGCTGCTGGACGACGACCTGCAGCCGGTCTGCAGCCCATTGTGGGTGGCGCACCGGCCCACAGCGCAGGCCGCCGACATCACCGCTGCCGGGCTGCTGCACGATGGCCAGCGCGACGACTGGCAACTGTGGGCCCGGGCGGCCGGGCGCCCCCAGCTGGACACTTCGCAAGGCATTGTGTTTGTGGATTCCAATGCCGCCATCGAAGCCGCGCTGGCCGGGCGCGGCGTGGCCCTGGCGCGCCGCTCCATGGTGGTGAACGAACTGGAGCAGGGGCGTCTGCTGGCTCTGCAGGTGCCGCCGCTGGTGACGCCCCTGGCCTATTACCTGGTGTTTCGCGAGCCCACGCTGGCCCAGCCGGCGGCACGCCGTTTTCACGACTGGCTGCTGGCCCAGGCCGCCTTGGCGCGCACGGTGGATGGCTGA
- a CDS encoding VOC family protein encodes MQHNAVGWFEIYVQDMPRARRFYEQLLGRPLEQLTPPGGADSDLEMWAFPMEKEGMGASGALVKMPDYLSGPGGTLVYFVCEDCAEQVRRADAHGGQIIKEKFSIAPYGFIAMVQDSEGNLIGLHSMQ; translated from the coding sequence ATGCAACACAACGCCGTGGGTTGGTTTGAGATCTATGTGCAGGACATGCCGCGCGCGCGGCGCTTTTACGAGCAGCTGCTGGGCCGGCCGCTGGAGCAGTTGACGCCCCCGGGCGGCGCGGATTCGGATCTGGAGATGTGGGCCTTTCCCATGGAAAAAGAAGGCATGGGCGCCAGCGGCGCGCTGGTGAAGATGCCCGACTACCTGTCCGGCCCCGGCGGCACCCTGGTCTACTTTGTCTGCGAAGACTGCGCCGAGCAGGTGCGCCGCGCCGACGCCCATGGAGGGCAGATCATCAAGGAGAAGTTCTCCATCGCCCCCTATGGCTTTATTGCCATGGTGCAGGACAGCGAAGGCAATCTGATCGGGCTGCATTCCATGCAGTAA
- a CDS encoding LysR family transcriptional regulator: protein MELRQLQYFTVLAEELHFSRAAQRLHISQPPLSVAIKQLEAQLDAQLFERSSKEVRLTPAGTHLLAQARDILERARRAALDTRAVAHGMAGCLRLGFVGSSMYRGLPEALAQLQLLHPQVRVDLHELNSAEQVSALQQGKLDLALLHTMVVPDGLRARTLLREPFMACLPTHHALARQARVAVSDLSQERMVLFAESVSPEYFRSIRTLCQRAGFDPELRHEVRHWLSVLSLVSGGQGVSIVPACLQRVGMPGLAFRPLRQSAAHSELQAIWRPVPAHPLIDTLLQLLQERIAAVAAADAAPAPASD, encoded by the coding sequence ATGGAACTGCGCCAACTGCAGTACTTCACCGTACTGGCCGAAGAGCTGCACTTCAGCCGCGCCGCGCAGCGGCTGCACATCTCGCAGCCGCCGTTGAGCGTGGCCATCAAGCAGTTGGAAGCCCAGCTGGACGCCCAGCTGTTCGAGCGCAGCAGCAAGGAGGTGCGCCTGACCCCGGCCGGCACCCACCTGCTGGCCCAGGCCCGCGACATTCTGGAACGCGCACGACGTGCGGCCCTGGACACACGCGCCGTGGCCCATGGCATGGCCGGCTGCCTGCGGCTGGGGTTTGTGGGCTCCAGCATGTACCGTGGCCTGCCCGAGGCGCTGGCCCAGTTGCAGTTGCTGCACCCCCAGGTGCGGGTGGACCTGCATGAGCTCAACAGTGCCGAGCAGGTCAGCGCCCTGCAGCAAGGCAAGCTGGACCTGGCCCTGCTGCACACCATGGTGGTGCCCGACGGCCTGCGCGCCCGCACGCTGCTGCGCGAGCCCTTCATGGCCTGCCTGCCCACCCACCACGCCCTGGCGCGGCAAGCACGCGTAGCCGTGTCCGATCTGTCCCAGGAGCGCATGGTGCTGTTTGCCGAGTCGGTCTCTCCCGAGTATTTCCGCAGCATCCGCACCCTGTGCCAGCGCGCCGGCTTTGACCCGGAGCTGCGCCACGAGGTGCGCCACTGGCTGTCGGTGCTGTCGCTGGTCAGCGGCGGCCAAGGGGTGTCGATCGTGCCCGCCTGCCTGCAGCGCGTGGGCATGCCGGGGTTGGCCTTTCGCCCGCTGCGCCAGAGCGCAGCCCACTCCGAGCTGCAGGCCATATGGCGCCCCGTGCCCGCCCACCCGCTGATCGACACTCTGCTGCAACTGCTGCAAGAACGCATTGCCGCCGTGGCGGCCGCCGATGCAGCGCCAGCCCCCGCCAGCGACTGA
- a CDS encoding acyl-CoA dehydrogenase family protein, with protein sequence MNMRAPLEVSRTTDSAHPLPDRAGSNLYTTDTQWAPLLQQYLPADVYAHLQPYLTRMGHLAGSRLDELALIADKNPPTLEHRTRTGQDAQRIVKHPAYVEMERVAYGEFALATMSHRTGVLGWEGKLPPLAKYALTYLFVQAEFGLCCPLSMTDSLARTLRKFGAPELVDKYWSQLTATDFDDMAQGAMFMTEQAAGSDIANTQTVAYPQADGSWRLVGDKWFCSNPDAAFAMVLARVDGAPAGMKGISLFLLPRQLDDGSTNHYRIIRLKEKLGTRSMASGEIHMEGAVAYLVGEQGRGFVQMADMVNNSRLSNGVRAAGMMRRAVAEAEFIASERHAFGKALQDMPLMQRQLDKLRTYSEQARTMVLQTAQALQRSDAGEEGGYALLRILTPLIKFRACRDARKVTGDAMEVRGGCGYIEEWSDPRLVRDAHLGSIWEGTSNIVALDVLRAIRREGSLPVLQAHAAQLLAQTHAAPAFLTALRSALERAAAFSQSAADADAAGERLARQAASGLYHCFTAIAMAWEASRTHSSERMRWAQLVLLHRALPRDPLQDGGIPADWVQ encoded by the coding sequence ATGAACATGCGTGCCCCATTGGAAGTTTCCCGTACCACCGATTCCGCCCATCCCTTACCCGACCGTGCGGGCAGCAATCTCTACACCACCGACACGCAATGGGCCCCGTTGCTGCAGCAGTACCTGCCGGCCGATGTGTACGCCCACCTGCAGCCCTATCTGACCCGCATGGGCCATTTGGCCGGCAGCCGTCTGGACGAGCTGGCGCTGATTGCCGACAAGAACCCGCCCACGCTGGAGCACCGCACCCGCACCGGTCAGGATGCTCAGCGCATCGTCAAGCATCCGGCCTATGTGGAGATGGAGCGCGTGGCCTATGGCGAATTCGCGCTGGCCACCATGTCGCACCGCACCGGTGTGCTGGGCTGGGAAGGCAAGCTGCCCCCGCTGGCCAAGTACGCGCTGACCTATCTGTTTGTGCAGGCCGAGTTTGGCCTGTGCTGCCCGCTGTCCATGACCGATTCGCTGGCGCGCACGCTGCGCAAGTTCGGTGCGCCGGAGCTGGTCGATAAATACTGGAGCCAGCTCACCGCCACCGACTTTGATGACATGGCCCAGGGCGCCATGTTCATGACCGAGCAGGCTGCCGGCTCCGACATCGCCAACACCCAGACCGTGGCTTATCCGCAGGCCGATGGCAGCTGGCGCCTGGTGGGCGACAAGTGGTTCTGCTCCAACCCCGACGCGGCGTTTGCCATGGTGCTGGCGCGGGTCGATGGCGCGCCGGCCGGCATGAAGGGCATCTCGCTGTTCCTGCTGCCGCGCCAGCTGGACGATGGCAGTACCAACCACTACCGCATCATCCGCCTGAAGGAAAAGCTGGGTACGCGCTCCATGGCCAGCGGCGAGATCCACATGGAAGGTGCCGTGGCCTATTTGGTGGGCGAGCAAGGCCGGGGCTTTGTGCAGATGGCCGATATGGTCAACAACTCGCGCCTGTCCAACGGGGTGCGTGCAGCCGGCATGATGCGCCGCGCCGTGGCCGAGGCCGAGTTCATTGCCAGCGAGCGCCATGCCTTTGGCAAGGCCTTGCAGGACATGCCGCTGATGCAGCGCCAGCTCGACAAGCTGCGCACCTACTCCGAACAGGCCCGCACCATGGTGCTGCAAACCGCACAGGCGCTACAGCGCTCGGACGCCGGGGAAGAGGGCGGCTACGCGCTGCTGCGCATCCTGACGCCGCTGATCAAGTTCCGCGCCTGCCGCGATGCCCGCAAGGTCACCGGGGACGCCATGGAAGTGCGCGGCGGCTGCGGCTACATCGAAGAGTGGAGCGACCCGCGCCTGGTGCGCGACGCCCACCTGGGCAGCATCTGGGAAGGCACCAGCAACATCGTCGCGCTGGATGTGCTGCGCGCCATCCGCCGCGAAGGCTCGCTCCCGGTGCTGCAGGCCCATGCCGCACAGCTGCTGGCGCAGACCCATGCTGCCCCAGCCTTCCTCACTGCATTGCGCAGCGCGCTGGAGCGGGCTGCGGCCTTTTCCCAATCTGCCGCGGATGCCGATGCCGCCGGTGAGCGCCTGGCACGCCAGGCCGCCTCGGGCCTCTACCACTGCTTCACGGCCATCGCCATGGCCTGGGAAGCCTCGCGCACGCACAGCAGCGAGCGCATGCGCTGGGCCCAGCTGGTGCTGCTGCACCGCGCGCTGCCGCGCGATCCACTGCAAGACGGCGGCATCCCCGCCGACTGGGTGCAATAA
- a CDS encoding tripartite tricarboxylate transporter substrate binding protein produces the protein MNKRHFVQGLGLLAAAPWATSWAQSSGTGFPNKPITLILPYAPGGPTDQHLRVVAEEAGKILGQPIVLDSRPGANGVTAAAALTRASADGYTLGVLPASVYREPYINKVPFDPTTSFSYIALLSDYSFGLAVRQDAPWKTWADLVADARKRPGALNIGATGAMGTPRIVMEEVLAAAGVKANVVTYKGDADVATAILGGHIDAAPLSGGAVPHIDAHKMRYLVMLTAQRVPRFPTLPTLKESGLDHFIDSPYGVAGPKGMDAARVAQLTAVFQKALLSPAGMKAMELLNQQPNYKDPAQYQRYAQEAFAREKQRVAWLRDQGLL, from the coding sequence ATGAACAAGCGCCACTTTGTACAGGGGCTGGGCCTGCTGGCTGCCGCCCCTTGGGCCACCAGCTGGGCACAGTCCAGCGGCACGGGCTTTCCGAACAAACCGATCACGCTGATCCTGCCCTATGCCCCGGGCGGCCCCACCGACCAGCACCTGCGGGTGGTGGCCGAAGAGGCCGGCAAGATCCTGGGCCAGCCCATCGTGCTGGACAGCCGCCCCGGCGCCAACGGTGTGACCGCCGCCGCCGCGCTGACCCGCGCGTCCGCCGATGGCTACACGCTGGGCGTGCTGCCGGCATCAGTCTACCGCGAGCCTTACATCAACAAAGTGCCGTTCGATCCCACCACCAGCTTCAGCTACATCGCGCTGCTGTCGGACTACAGCTTTGGTCTGGCCGTGCGCCAAGATGCGCCGTGGAAGACCTGGGCCGATCTGGTGGCCGATGCCAGGAAGCGCCCCGGCGCCCTCAACATTGGCGCCACCGGCGCCATGGGCACACCGCGCATCGTGATGGAAGAGGTGCTGGCAGCGGCGGGCGTGAAGGCCAATGTGGTGACCTACAAGGGCGATGCCGATGTGGCCACCGCCATTCTGGGTGGCCACATCGACGCGGCGCCGCTGTCGGGGGGGGCCGTGCCGCACATCGATGCCCACAAGATGCGCTATCTGGTGATGCTGACGGCGCAGCGTGTGCCGCGCTTTCCCACGCTGCCCACGCTCAAGGAGTCGGGGCTGGACCACTTCATCGACTCCCCTTACGGCGTGGCCGGCCCCAAGGGCATGGACGCAGCGCGCGTGGCCCAGCTGACAGCTGTGTTCCAGAAGGCCTTGCTGTCGCCAGCGGGCATGAAGGCCATGGAGCTGCTCAACCAGCAGCCCAACTACAAGGACCCCGCGCAGTACCAGCGCTACGCACAGGAAGCCTTTGCCCGCGAAAAGCAGCGGGTGGCCTGGCTGCGGGACCAAGGCCTGCTGTAA